In Pseudothermotoga hypogea DSM 11164 = NBRC 106472, the following are encoded in one genomic region:
- a CDS encoding YncE family protein, translating to MKKSLLLYLLLTCSLLAHRIESIGVGYGYTKMTLNEGIVCLIRPKPASVLVLTDSGQFLSEISVGLSYPVWAVHHAGNVFVSDYHRASVAVYTIFGRLVKRIQVGSYPTVLKTFGGKLYVLCSKNPSIYKVDLEKLEVENTFVFDSPTLYFEPTHDGIVYLHYYATDKTLEFVGAQRKSLTIKGFRTPLKYVQKGGRAYLLGYMDGKLACLDSSWTILWQQNLDDLARDMLVTDDLVVVGSLVEPRLTLVDFLGRIVKYLPLPNTVHRLEQIGNFIVALNHVPGEVYLIELQTGKIDVVQVGEYAVEMCKTADERLIVLCSDSGQLFLITPSL from the coding sequence ATGAAGAAAAGTTTGCTACTTTATCTCTTGCTGACCTGCTCGCTGCTTGCACACAGGATCGAGTCGATCGGTGTGGGATACGGGTACACGAAGATGACGCTCAACGAAGGTATCGTGTGTTTGATCAGGCCGAAACCAGCCTCGGTCTTGGTTCTGACGGATTCCGGGCAATTCCTTTCGGAGATATCTGTAGGTCTTTCGTACCCGGTCTGGGCGGTGCACCACGCAGGAAACGTCTTTGTGAGTGACTATCACAGAGCAAGCGTCGCAGTCTACACCATCTTCGGACGGCTGGTGAAACGCATCCAGGTGGGAAGTTATCCAACAGTTTTGAAGACCTTCGGTGGAAAACTCTACGTGCTCTGTTCCAAGAATCCGTCGATTTACAAGGTCGATCTTGAGAAACTCGAAGTCGAGAACACGTTCGTGTTCGATTCACCTACGCTCTACTTCGAACCAACTCACGATGGAATCGTCTACCTTCACTACTACGCGACGGATAAAACCCTCGAGTTCGTGGGCGCGCAAAGGAAGTCTTTGACGATCAAAGGCTTCAGAACGCCTCTCAAGTACGTCCAAAAGGGCGGGCGAGCTTACCTGCTCGGCTACATGGACGGTAAGCTCGCCTGTCTGGACTCTTCATGGACAATTCTCTGGCAACAAAACCTGGATGACCTTGCAAGGGACATGCTCGTCACGGATGATCTTGTGGTGGTCGGCAGTTTGGTTGAACCAAGATTGACGCTCGTTGACTTTTTGGGTAGAATCGTGAAATACCTACCTCTGCCTAACACCGTTCACCGACTGGAACAAATCGGGAACTTCATAGTCGCATTGAACCACGTCCCTGGTGAAGTCTACCTCATCGAACTTCAGACAGGAAAAATCGACGTTGTCCAGGTCGGTGAGTACGCTGTGGAAATGTGTAAAACAGCAGATGAGAGGCTCATCGTCCTGTGCTCGGACTCGGGACAACTCTTTTTGATCACGCCTTCACTTTGA
- the acpP gene encoding acyl carrier protein, whose translation MDRKEVFEKVTSILSDKLGVKQDKIEENSKLIDDLGADSLDLVDLVMALEEEFDVKIADDQLQKISTVKDVIDYIVKVKA comes from the coding sequence ATGGATCGCAAAGAGGTTTTCGAGAAGGTTACGAGTATACTCTCCGACAAACTCGGGGTCAAACAGGATAAGATCGAGGAAAACAGCAAGCTCATAGACGATCTCGGGGCAGATTCGCTCGATTTGGTTGATTTGGTGATGGCGTTGGAGGAGGAGTTCGATGTAAAAATAGCGGACGATCAGCTCCAGAAGATCTCGACGGTGAAAGACGTCATCGATTACATCGTCAAAGTGAAGGCGTGA
- a CDS encoding DUF72 domain-containing protein has product MIYVGTSGYSFSDWIGEVYPEGISRSNMLRYYASVWRFNAVELNFTYYALPTYRTIVSMLRRTPSDFVFSVKLPASVTHQAWKSNTFPEEDVKKTLQALTPMFEEGRLKMLLAQFPYAFKDTPSNRQYLQLLREKIDAPVAIEFRHASWNNESVYGFLKTLGFTLVIVDEPNLRDLFPYVPKVTSAVAYFRLHGRNKDWFNAPEGERYNYKYSDEEMSIFARDIFNLSHQVVDTFVFFNNCYRGNAVRDAMKLRQMIERALLGS; this is encoded by the coding sequence TTGATCTACGTTGGCACGAGCGGTTATTCGTTCAGCGATTGGATAGGAGAAGTTTATCCTGAAGGTATATCCAGATCAAACATGCTGAGATACTACGCGAGCGTGTGGAGGTTCAACGCTGTTGAGCTCAACTTCACGTACTACGCTTTACCCACGTACAGAACGATCGTCTCGATGCTGAGAAGAACTCCAAGCGATTTCGTCTTCAGTGTGAAACTGCCAGCTTCTGTGACACACCAAGCCTGGAAGTCCAACACCTTCCCCGAAGAAGATGTGAAGAAGACACTTCAGGCCCTGACGCCTATGTTCGAGGAAGGAAGACTCAAGATGTTGCTCGCTCAGTTCCCATATGCCTTCAAGGACACTCCGAGCAACAGGCAGTACTTGCAGTTGCTCCGAGAGAAGATAGACGCACCCGTCGCGATTGAATTCAGACACGCTTCTTGGAACAACGAGTCGGTCTATGGATTCCTCAAAACGCTTGGCTTCACCCTCGTGATCGTTGATGAACCGAATCTTCGCGATTTGTTTCCTTACGTACCGAAGGTGACAAGCGCCGTTGCTTACTTCAGGCTCCATGGAAGAAACAAAGATTGGTTCAATGCACCAGAAGGGGAACGATACAACTACAAGTACAGCGATGAGGAGATGTCGATCTTTGCCCGTGATATTTTCAATCTCTCACATCAAGTCGTCGATACTTTCGTTTTTTTCAACAACTGCTATCGCGGTAACGCTGTCAGAGATGCGATGAAACTGCGTCAGATGATTGAAAGAGCTCTTTTGGGAAGTTGA
- a CDS encoding deoxyribonuclease IV: protein MIKIGAHMPISHGFEKVPELTVEIGGNCFQIFPHSPRTWSAKMPTKKTCDLFRSMMEKYQIDYEGAFCHTGYLINLASPNDENWKKSVQLLLLEGRICEALGIKYLNVHPGSHTGAGEEFGFKRIITAINEFLSGTKNVVLLLENVSPKGGNIGYNFDQIKRIIDSSIDPSRLGITYDTCHGFDAGYDITTKDAVRRLLDEIDSKIGLEKLRMIHLNDSKAPLGRPTDRHENIGKGFIGEKGFKVFLSFEEIRRVAWILETPGDEVEHAQDIAKVKEILGLM from the coding sequence ATGATAAAGATTGGTGCACACATGCCCATAAGCCATGGGTTTGAGAAAGTTCCAGAATTGACCGTGGAGATCGGTGGAAACTGCTTTCAGATCTTCCCACACAGCCCAAGAACGTGGAGCGCAAAGATGCCTACCAAAAAAACGTGCGATCTCTTTCGCAGCATGATGGAGAAGTATCAGATCGATTACGAGGGGGCGTTTTGTCACACAGGTTATCTCATAAATCTGGCGAGTCCGAACGACGAGAACTGGAAAAAGTCCGTTCAGCTTCTCTTGCTCGAGGGCAGAATCTGCGAAGCTTTGGGAATAAAGTATCTGAACGTGCATCCGGGTAGTCACACCGGCGCAGGTGAAGAATTTGGTTTTAAGAGGATAATCACGGCGATCAACGAGTTTCTTAGCGGTACGAAGAACGTCGTGCTCCTTTTGGAGAACGTTTCCCCCAAAGGTGGAAACATTGGCTATAACTTTGATCAGATCAAGCGTATCATCGACTCTTCAATAGATCCTTCAAGGCTGGGCATCACTTATGATACCTGCCATGGTTTTGATGCAGGATACGATATTACAACGAAAGATGCAGTTCGAAGGCTTTTGGACGAGATTGACTCCAAGATCGGTCTTGAAAAGCTTCGGATGATTCATCTGAACGATTCCAAAGCTCCTCTCGGCAGGCCCACCGACAGGCATGAAAACATAGGCAAAGGATTCATCGGTGAAAAGGGTTTCAAAGTGTTTCTGAGTTTTGAAGAAATCCGACGTGTAGCCTGGATACTGGAAACCCCGGGTGACGAAGTCGAGCATGCCCAGGACATAGCCAAGGTCAAAGAGATACTCGGGTTGATGTGA
- a CDS encoding Rqc2 family fibronectin-binding protein produces the protein MIDAFVLKKLVRELSELTGEALRQIHQCGKFCIELIFHRATIRICVEPGLAHVCLTNREDLSGQNPSNFVTLTRARLRNARLKEVGQLDLDRVLYFVFDKVDETGEKHEYKLYVELFGSKSNVVLVEKELVLDDLRAFLGKNASYVHTTDKMNPFEGSELKFEGNEMLSRFIVEKIAGFSKLTAQEVLYRAKIEDRPLSALDDREKVSLKLALVSILDDFEKPTCYVYEIQGRRHVFAYPLKMLGEPTERYDSVSHAVDEAYHWNSRKIQTDKLRQQLLSIVGERLKKQERLLQTLTEDLKRCEKAEEYKRYGELLKYADVQDSAQGVVECFDWETNQKVLVPLVLGKDAKRSAQYYFEQYKKLKEKAQILKVRIEQLQEQNSYLEQTLYNIESAETLEDLEEIKEELAEFGLIQKGAPKERKFEEANFRKFIYNGFTILVGKNNKQNEALVRKASDSDVWLHVQQSPGAHVVIRTDGRTVPKDVLLYAASIAAHFSKARYSSNVPVDYTLVKNVHKPKGSPPGMVLYTNYETVFVNPLDPEPAKKI, from the coding sequence ATGATCGACGCGTTCGTTCTCAAGAAGCTCGTAAGAGAGCTTTCTGAACTGACAGGTGAAGCCTTGAGACAGATCCATCAATGTGGAAAATTCTGTATCGAACTGATCTTTCATCGAGCCACGATTAGAATATGCGTTGAACCGGGTTTAGCCCACGTGTGTTTGACAAACAGAGAGGATCTGTCAGGACAGAACCCTTCGAACTTCGTCACGCTCACACGAGCACGTCTTCGCAACGCGAGACTCAAAGAAGTAGGCCAGTTGGACCTCGACAGAGTTCTGTACTTCGTCTTCGACAAGGTCGATGAAACCGGAGAAAAACACGAATACAAACTCTACGTGGAACTTTTCGGCAGCAAATCCAACGTCGTGCTGGTCGAGAAGGAGTTGGTGTTGGACGATCTCAGAGCGTTCCTCGGTAAGAACGCTTCTTACGTTCACACAACGGACAAGATGAATCCATTCGAAGGGTCCGAGCTGAAGTTCGAAGGTAACGAAATGCTTTCCAGATTCATCGTTGAAAAGATCGCAGGCTTCTCCAAATTAACCGCACAGGAAGTTCTTTACCGTGCGAAGATTGAGGACAGACCCCTTTCGGCTCTCGACGACAGAGAAAAAGTTTCTCTCAAACTGGCCTTGGTCTCAATCCTCGATGACTTCGAGAAACCCACCTGTTACGTCTACGAAATTCAAGGACGACGTCATGTCTTTGCGTATCCTTTGAAGATGCTGGGTGAACCCACGGAACGTTACGATTCCGTCTCACATGCGGTGGACGAAGCCTACCATTGGAATTCAAGAAAGATCCAGACAGACAAGCTCCGCCAACAACTTTTGTCGATCGTTGGAGAGCGCCTTAAGAAACAGGAAAGATTGCTTCAGACACTCACCGAAGATCTGAAACGTTGCGAAAAGGCAGAAGAGTACAAACGTTATGGGGAACTTCTGAAGTACGCCGACGTGCAAGATTCAGCTCAGGGTGTCGTCGAATGTTTCGATTGGGAAACGAACCAGAAAGTACTCGTACCACTCGTTTTGGGGAAAGACGCCAAACGGAGTGCACAGTACTACTTTGAACAGTACAAGAAACTGAAAGAAAAAGCCCAAATACTGAAGGTCAGGATAGAACAACTTCAAGAACAGAACAGTTACCTTGAACAAACGCTCTACAACATCGAATCTGCTGAGACATTGGAAGATCTCGAAGAGATAAAAGAAGAACTTGCCGAATTTGGACTCATACAGAAGGGTGCACCAAAGGAGAGAAAATTCGAAGAGGCCAACTTCAGAAAATTCATCTACAATGGTTTCACGATCCTCGTCGGCAAGAACAACAAGCAGAACGAAGCGCTCGTCAGGAAGGCCAGTGATTCCGACGTGTGGCTTCACGTTCAGCAATCGCCCGGAGCACACGTGGTGATACGAACTGATGGAAGAACAGTTCCAAAAGACGTTTTGCTCTACGCCGCTTCAATTGCGGCACACTTTTCCAAGGCACGCTACTCGTCCAACGTGCCAGTCGATTACACACTCGTCAAGAACGTGCACAAACCCAAGGGTTCTCCTCCAGGGATGGTACTCTACACGAACTATGAAACTGTCTTTGTGAACCCCCTCGATCCCGAGCCAGCGAAGAAAATTTAA
- a CDS encoding ABC transporter permease, producing the protein MWRAFLANLEKTFIEIRRYYFNSISGIATLLIFFYLLFFGVKAVGGPSINLSSTLDGIIVGYFMWIVFIFSFQGVAWGIIEEAQRGTLEQVFASPIAFEYQMLFRMVSEFLFNNVLLAIPLMYFAAFTTGRKIGFDLATLLYLMIGGTISALGIGMILGGIALIFKRVSSFIQIVTFGSLSFTMFETQSLWHRLLPMSQASSMMRALAINNTKFYQFQFSDHVVLWLVAIGYLSIGFIVFRAFERRAMIVGSLSQY; encoded by the coding sequence ATGTGGAGAGCATTTCTCGCAAATCTTGAAAAAACGTTTATCGAAATCAGACGCTATTACTTCAACTCCATCTCTGGCATCGCCACACTCTTGATTTTCTTTTATTTACTCTTCTTCGGCGTGAAAGCGGTCGGTGGTCCGAGCATAAATTTGTCCTCCACATTGGATGGCATCATAGTGGGGTATTTCATGTGGATCGTGTTCATCTTCTCGTTCCAAGGTGTCGCATGGGGTATCATAGAGGAAGCCCAGCGTGGAACACTGGAACAGGTTTTCGCATCCCCGATCGCGTTCGAATATCAGATGTTGTTCAGGATGGTGTCCGAGTTTCTCTTCAACAACGTTCTTCTCGCAATTCCTCTCATGTACTTTGCCGCCTTCACCACCGGAAGGAAGATAGGTTTCGATCTTGCCACGCTGCTCTATTTGATGATCGGTGGAACCATCTCCGCGCTGGGTATCGGTATGATACTCGGTGGAATTGCGTTGATCTTCAAGAGAGTTTCCTCGTTCATTCAGATCGTGACCTTTGGTTCGCTCTCCTTCACGATGTTCGAAACGCAATCCCTCTGGCACAGACTCCTTCCCATGTCGCAAGCGAGTTCGATGATGAGAGCACTTGCGATCAACAATACGAAGTTCTATCAATTTCAGTTCTCCGATCACGTGGTCCTCTGGTTGGTCGCAATCGGTTATCTCTCGATAGGCTTCATCGTTTTCCGCGCTTTCGAACGACGCGCGATGATCGTTGGAAGTCTTTCGCAATACTGA
- a CDS encoding ABC transporter ATP-binding protein — protein sequence MIEVMDLVKLYPKRNSKEKIVAVDHASFNVKNGEIFALLGPNGAGKTTTIKSICGLIIPDSGEVRIKGFSVLKERSKALSQISAVLEGNRNLYWRMSVLENMRYFAGIRGKKLNKSHALEILESLGLKDKANQLVHSLSRGMQQKAAIAVCLACDTDVLLLDEPTLGLDVHSAVEFRSILKSLKEKGKTILLSTHDMNLVEAVADRIAIMNKGRIVVCEKKQRLIDVFTARAYKLRLVCDEESKKRLKELGFNGWNEDGNLVELQVNLTSSQKLYELIDTLRSNNIEIESIEKEMVNFEKIFISYTRE from the coding sequence ATGATCGAAGTGATGGATCTTGTAAAACTCTATCCGAAGAGAAACTCCAAAGAAAAGATCGTAGCTGTGGACCACGCGAGTTTCAACGTAAAGAACGGTGAGATCTTCGCCCTACTCGGTCCAAACGGTGCGGGGAAAACTACCACGATCAAGAGCATCTGCGGCCTAATCATTCCAGATTCCGGTGAGGTAAGAATTAAGGGATTCAGCGTACTGAAAGAAAGATCCAAAGCCTTGTCACAGATCAGCGCAGTTTTGGAAGGCAACAGAAACCTTTATTGGCGCATGAGTGTGCTTGAAAATATGAGATACTTTGCAGGTATACGCGGTAAGAAACTGAACAAATCACACGCACTCGAGATCCTTGAAAGTCTTGGGCTCAAGGATAAGGCGAACCAACTTGTACACTCGCTTTCGCGCGGGATGCAACAAAAAGCGGCCATCGCTGTCTGCTTGGCCTGTGATACGGACGTTCTGCTCCTGGACGAACCCACGCTCGGACTCGACGTACATTCTGCGGTGGAGTTCAGGTCCATACTGAAATCCTTGAAGGAAAAGGGTAAGACCATTCTGCTTTCGACCCACGACATGAACCTGGTCGAAGCCGTCGCAGATAGGATAGCCATAATGAACAAAGGGCGCATCGTCGTGTGCGAGAAAAAGCAGAGACTCATAGACGTCTTCACTGCCCGTGCCTACAAGCTGAGGCTCGTCTGCGACGAAGAATCCAAGAAAAGACTCAAAGAGCTTGGCTTCAATGGCTGGAACGAGGACGGAAATCTTGTTGAACTGCAAGTCAATCTCACCTCCTCGCAGAAACTCTACGAACTGATAGATACCCTCAGATCGAACAACATCGAGATAGAAAGCATCGAAAAGGAAATGGTGAATTTCGAAAAGATCTTCATCAGCTACACGCGCGAATGA
- the frr gene encoding ribosome recycling factor, whose translation MRHPIVKSAEDRMNKSIEKISEELRKIRTGRASPAILEEIKVDYYGAPTPINQLATIKVEERSLIIQPWDKSVLSSIEKAIFASDIGLTPMNDGNVIRLVFPTPTTEQRQKWVKKAKEIAEQGKIAIRNIRRDVLKELKQLEDDGKISEDDAKRLEKEIQDLTDKKIEEIDKLFEKKEKEIMEV comes from the coding sequence ATGCGTCATCCCATCGTGAAGAGTGCCGAGGATCGCATGAACAAATCCATCGAGAAGATCTCCGAAGAACTCAGAAAGATAAGGACTGGTCGTGCGAGTCCGGCAATTCTCGAAGAGATCAAAGTCGACTACTACGGTGCTCCCACCCCCATAAACCAGCTCGCGACGATCAAGGTCGAAGAAAGGTCCCTCATCATACAACCCTGGGACAAATCCGTACTCTCTTCCATCGAAAAGGCCATTTTCGCCTCTGACATAGGTCTGACACCCATGAATGACGGCAACGTTATAAGACTCGTCTTCCCAACTCCAACCACGGAACAGAGGCAGAAGTGGGTCAAAAAAGCGAAGGAGATCGCAGAGCAGGGAAAGATAGCGATCAGAAACATAAGAAGGGACGTCCTGAAAGAGCTCAAACAGTTGGAAGACGATGGAAAGATCTCTGAAGACGACGCAAAGAGACTCGAGAAAGAGATACAGGATCTTACAGACAAGAAGATCGAAGAAATAGATAAGCTGTTCGAGAAAAAAGAAAAGGAGATCATGGAAGTTTGA
- the uppS gene encoding polyprenyl diphosphate synthase, whose translation MRPTHVAIIMDGNGRWAQRRGLPRIEGHRRGALKAEKVVEWAAELSIKYVTFYAFSTENWKRPREEVEYLFSLLLKLLRQKLKKMLEKGVRIRFIGAIEDLPKEVVEFCRECEEKTRHNDRIHAILALNYGGRREIVDAFNKAIENGITRLDEAQLRNWLYLPDVPDPDLVIRTSGELRISNFLLWQIAYSELYFTKVLWPDFTKQDFLRAIEDYERRQRRFGGL comes from the coding sequence TTGAGACCTACCCATGTAGCGATCATAATGGACGGTAATGGCAGGTGGGCCCAGCGGAGAGGCCTGCCAAGAATCGAGGGACATCGGAGAGGTGCCCTGAAAGCTGAAAAGGTCGTCGAGTGGGCAGCAGAACTATCGATCAAGTATGTCACGTTCTACGCTTTCTCGACCGAGAACTGGAAACGACCGAGGGAGGAAGTCGAATATCTCTTTTCGTTACTCTTGAAGTTGCTCAGACAAAAGCTTAAGAAGATGCTCGAAAAAGGAGTAAGAATCAGGTTCATCGGTGCGATCGAAGACCTTCCGAAGGAAGTTGTAGAATTCTGTCGAGAATGTGAAGAGAAAACCAGGCACAATGATAGGATTCACGCGATATTGGCTCTGAACTACGGTGGCAGACGCGAAATCGTGGATGCTTTTAACAAAGCCATAGAAAACGGTATAACCCGTTTGGACGAAGCACAGCTTAGAAACTGGCTCTATCTTCCAGACGTTCCGGACCCGGACCTTGTGATAAGGACTTCGGGTGAACTGAGAATAAGCAACTTTTTGCTCTGGCAGATTGCTTACAGCGAGCTGTACTTCACAAAGGTGTTGTGGCCCGATTTCACCAAGCAAGATTTTCTCAGAGCGATAGAGGATTACGAGAGGCGTCAGAGGAGGTTCGGGGGGCTGTGA
- a CDS encoding phosphatidate cytidylyltransferase has product MTVETKTRLVTALIVAPFVVLCFVNYKSLIGLVAAVVLLASYELLNLASQENDKDFVKYAVAICVGFVVVYGIMGAQNGLLLLSLAFVLTNVLAVLTQKNIEAVWPIVVATGISLVYVAGCLSFFFPIYLQFGAANALLNLTAVWLYDTGAYFVGMKWGRTKISKKFSPNKSLEGMIGGFLTALAFSFLYKIVFGFIFKAKVMPFTSLVIFSAVITILDTFGDLFESALKRYFKVKDSGSVLPGHGGMLDRIDGLLFVTPVTYFLLSIGVL; this is encoded by the coding sequence GTGACTGTCGAGACGAAGACGAGGCTGGTAACGGCTTTGATTGTGGCACCTTTTGTGGTGCTGTGCTTCGTCAACTATAAGAGTCTCATAGGTTTGGTGGCGGCTGTGGTCCTGCTGGCATCTTACGAGCTCTTAAACCTGGCGAGCCAGGAGAACGATAAGGATTTCGTCAAGTACGCCGTTGCGATATGCGTTGGATTCGTGGTCGTGTACGGTATTATGGGAGCCCAGAACGGTTTACTGCTGTTGAGTCTGGCTTTTGTCCTAACGAACGTGCTCGCTGTATTGACTCAGAAGAACATCGAGGCTGTCTGGCCCATTGTTGTCGCGACGGGTATCTCACTCGTTTATGTGGCCGGATGTCTCTCCTTTTTCTTCCCGATCTATCTTCAGTTCGGCGCAGCGAACGCCTTGCTCAATCTGACGGCGGTGTGGTTGTACGACACCGGCGCATACTTTGTGGGTATGAAATGGGGGAGAACCAAGATCTCGAAAAAGTTCAGCCCCAACAAGAGTTTGGAAGGTATGATCGGTGGCTTTCTCACTGCGCTGGCTTTTTCTTTCCTTTACAAAATCGTGTTCGGTTTCATCTTCAAGGCGAAGGTCATGCCATTCACTTCCCTGGTGATCTTCTCAGCGGTCATAACCATCCTCGACACGTTCGGTGATCTCTTCGAATCGGCGCTGAAAAGATACTTCAAGGTCAAGGATTCAGGCAGTGTTTTACCGGGCCATGGTGGTATGCTGGACAGGATAGACGGATTACTGTTCGTGACACCCGTTACTTACTTTCTTTTGTCAATCGGCGTTCTGTGA